One genomic window of Pseudomonadota bacterium includes the following:
- a CDS encoding DUF1156 domain-containing protein: MTDRKKLIEVALPLPEINDASAYDKMPGIGPHPKGIHHWWARLPLPTARAVLFASVVDDPSEHPEKWPTEAAQNVERERLFGIIRRMMGKKLHDHPEVYAEARDEMLKHCDGKLPAVFDPFAGGGSIPLEANRLGFEAHAGDLNPVAALLNKCNLELAPRWAGHPPVNPEDRKRIGGTQSWRGTHGLAADVRHYGRLIRDRAQASIGHLYPKARLPKEHGGGEANVIAWIWARTAASPDPAARGKHVPLISTYWLSNKKGGEAWLEPVVDKATGTWRFEVRRGSPNDRAAIGAGTKRGRGSNFQCLLTGTPISEDHVRNEGQRGRFGLVLLAVVASAGRGRIYLPANADHTTVAQVDAPVIESGDMPDNARWFSPPLVGLKTYTSVFAPRQLTAMVALSDLVKAIRVDLRRDAAAAGLPDRDADTYASTVTTFLALAVDRSSDFNNGLCRWSPSNQKVMNLFGRQAIPMVWDFAEANILGESVGAWSTCSEYVADCIEVITVDSGKIGQGRQIDAAGGADGLRNLLVSTDPPYYDNIGYAALSDFFYVWLRRTIGEFYPNLLSTLLVPKLPELTASPERFEGNKERAKEHFETGFRKAFTALRDKMDPRFPLTVYYAFKQDDEKTGSDDECEGEGIGGVDLTTGWETLLDALIASGFQITGTWPVRASQKWRMVSMGTNALASYIVLACRPRAANAPQTDRRSFVAELKRELPSALRHLQQGNIAPVDFAQAAIGPGMAIYSRYGRILESSGNAMTVRTALSLINQTLTEVLSEQEDEYDADTRWAIAWFEQQGFSEGDFGMAELLSKAKVTSVTGLQQAGFIHSKGGKVRLLRPEELPIGWDPTTDKRLTIWEMTHHLLRIYFHEKAGDEATAALLRKLGSRGEIARDLAYRLFDVCEKKKRSQEALAYNALVLGWPELARLAREGARGQQATLFEGE, translated from the coding sequence ATGACCGATAGGAAAAAGCTCATCGAAGTAGCACTGCCGCTTCCCGAGATCAACGACGCCTCGGCCTACGACAAGATGCCGGGGATTGGGCCACATCCCAAGGGCATCCATCACTGGTGGGCCCGGCTGCCGCTGCCCACAGCGCGCGCCGTTCTCTTCGCCTCCGTGGTGGACGACCCGAGTGAGCATCCCGAGAAGTGGCCGACGGAGGCAGCGCAGAACGTCGAGCGCGAGCGCTTGTTCGGAATTATCCGCCGGATGATGGGCAAGAAGCTGCACGATCACCCGGAGGTCTACGCTGAGGCACGGGACGAGATGCTCAAGCACTGCGACGGCAAGCTGCCCGCCGTGTTCGACCCGTTCGCCGGCGGCGGCTCCATCCCGCTCGAAGCCAACCGGCTGGGATTCGAGGCCCACGCCGGGGATCTCAACCCTGTGGCGGCGCTGCTCAACAAGTGCAACCTGGAGCTCGCGCCGCGGTGGGCCGGGCACCCCCCCGTCAACCCCGAGGACCGCAAGCGGATCGGTGGCACGCAGTCCTGGCGCGGCACGCATGGACTCGCAGCCGACGTGCGGCACTACGGACGGCTCATCCGCGACCGAGCTCAAGCTTCGATCGGTCACCTCTACCCGAAGGCACGTTTGCCAAAAGAGCACGGTGGCGGCGAGGCGAACGTAATCGCCTGGATCTGGGCGCGCACTGCGGCAAGCCCAGACCCTGCGGCGCGTGGGAAGCACGTTCCGCTCATCAGCACGTACTGGCTATCCAACAAGAAGGGGGGGGAGGCGTGGCTCGAGCCCGTAGTGGACAAGGCCACAGGCACGTGGCGCTTTGAAGTGCGGCGCGGGTCGCCGAACGATCGCGCCGCGATCGGGGCGGGGACGAAGCGGGGACGCGGGTCAAATTTCCAGTGTCTTCTCACCGGGACGCCGATATCAGAGGACCACGTCCGCAACGAAGGCCAGCGCGGTCGCTTCGGACTCGTCCTGTTGGCCGTGGTGGCAAGCGCGGGACGTGGCCGCATCTACCTGCCAGCGAACGCGGACCACACTACGGTTGCGCAAGTTGACGCTCCTGTCATTGAGTCTGGGGACATGCCAGACAACGCGCGCTGGTTCTCGCCGCCGCTTGTCGGGCTCAAGACGTACACTTCAGTATTTGCTCCCCGTCAGCTCACGGCGATGGTGGCGCTGAGCGATCTGGTCAAGGCGATCCGTGTCGACCTGCGTCGCGATGCCGCTGCAGCCGGATTGCCTGATCGTGACGCCGATACCTACGCAAGCACGGTGACCACCTTCCTGGCGCTGGCGGTGGACCGTTCTTCGGACTTCAACAATGGCCTGTGCCGATGGAGCCCGAGCAACCAGAAAGTGATGAACCTCTTCGGCCGGCAGGCCATACCGATGGTCTGGGACTTCGCTGAAGCCAATATCCTCGGTGAGTCCGTCGGTGCATGGAGCACATGTAGCGAGTACGTGGCCGACTGCATCGAGGTTATCACCGTAGACTCTGGGAAGATCGGGCAGGGCCGCCAGATCGACGCTGCCGGGGGCGCTGACGGTCTGCGCAACCTGCTCGTGAGCACCGATCCTCCCTACTACGACAACATCGGATATGCCGCGCTTTCCGACTTCTTCTACGTGTGGTTGCGGCGCACCATCGGTGAGTTCTACCCCAACCTCTTGAGCACGTTGCTCGTGCCAAAACTGCCGGAACTGACCGCTTCGCCCGAGCGGTTCGAGGGCAATAAAGAGAGAGCGAAGGAGCACTTCGAGACGGGGTTCCGCAAGGCCTTCACCGCTCTGCGCGACAAGATGGACCCGCGGTTCCCGCTCACTGTCTATTATGCCTTCAAGCAGGACGACGAGAAAACCGGGTCCGACGACGAATGCGAGGGCGAGGGCATTGGCGGCGTCGACCTCACCACGGGATGGGAGACGCTGCTCGATGCTCTCATCGCGAGCGGCTTCCAGATCACGGGCACTTGGCCGGTTCGCGCCTCGCAGAAATGGCGAATGGTGTCTATGGGGACAAATGCCCTTGCTTCGTACATCGTGCTCGCCTGCCGGCCACGCGCAGCGAACGCCCCGCAGACCGATCGACGCTCGTTCGTCGCCGAGCTGAAGCGCGAGCTACCGTCCGCCCTGCGCCACCTCCAGCAGGGCAACATCGCGCCGGTAGACTTCGCGCAGGCCGCCATCGGACCGGGCATGGCTATCTACTCGCGCTACGGGCGCATCCTCGAGAGCAGCGGGAACGCCATGACGGTGCGGACAGCGCTCTCGCTCATCAACCAGACCCTCACTGAGGTGCTCTCGGAGCAGGAGGACGAGTACGACGCCGACACGCGTTGGGCCATTGCGTGGTTTGAGCAGCAGGGCTTCAGCGAGGGCGACTTCGGTATGGCGGAGCTGCTCAGCAAGGCAAAGGTGACCTCGGTCACGGGGCTCCAGCAGGCGGGGTTCATCCACTCGAAGGGTGGGAAGGTTCGTCTACTTCGCCCCGAGGAGCTTCCGATTGGATGGGATCCGACGACCGACAAGCGCCTGACCATTTGGGAGATGACGCATCACCTTCTGCGCATCTACTTCCACGAGAAGGCGGGCGACGAAGCAACCGCGGCGCTCCTGCGCAAGCTCGGGTCGCGGGGCGAGATCGCCCGCGACCTGGCGTACCGACTCTTCGATGTCTGCGAGAAGAAGAAGCGCTCGCAAGAGGCGCTGGCCTACAACGCGCTGGTACTCGGGTGGCCGGAGCTCGCTCGTCTGGCTCGAGAGGGAGCGCGAGGGCAGCAAGCGACGCTGTTCGAGGGGGAGTAG
- a CDS encoding DUF488 family protein codes for MTETKPHVWTVGHSTQTLDDFVVLLRRHEISVVADVRSAPYSRFSPHFNKDALQRGLKANGIKYVFLGRELGARSDDPTCYEHGRVQYARLAKTELFQQGLDRLIRGASEHRIAIMCAEKEPLECHRTILVARALVARGVEVDHILASGQVESHGDAMVRLLRVVGIPREDLFRSEDELIEEALARQEERIAYVDEKLAGEAEGRAS; via the coding sequence ATGACCGAGACGAAGCCGCACGTCTGGACTGTCGGGCACTCGACCCAGACACTCGATGACTTCGTCGTCCTGCTGCGACGCCACGAGATCTCGGTGGTGGCGGACGTGCGCTCCGCCCCCTACAGCCGGTTTTCTCCTCACTTCAACAAGGATGCGCTTCAACGCGGCCTCAAGGCCAACGGGATCAAGTACGTGTTCCTGGGACGAGAGCTCGGGGCACGCTCGGACGACCCGACGTGTTACGAGCATGGGCGCGTCCAGTATGCACGTCTGGCCAAGACCGAGCTGTTCCAGCAGGGCCTGGATCGCCTGATCCGCGGCGCCAGCGAGCACAGGATTGCCATTATGTGCGCGGAAAAGGAACCGCTGGAGTGCCACCGGACCATCCTGGTAGCCCGAGCGCTCGTCGCACGCGGTGTTGAGGTGGATCACATCCTCGCCAGCGGGCAGGTGGAGTCGCATGGAGATGCGATGGTCCGCCTGCTCCGTGTTGTCGGTATCCCGCGAGAGGACCTGTTTCGCTCCGAGGACGAATTGATCGAGGAAGCATTGGCTCGCCAGGAGGAGCGCATCGCCTACGTGGACGAGAAGCTGGCCGGCGAAGCAGAAGGGAGGGCGTCTTGA
- a CDS encoding DUF488 domain-containing protein yields MRIFTIGFTKKSAKRFFELLRESGAKRVVDVRLNNVSQLAGFAKKDDLAYFLKEICGMDYVALPALAPTREILDEFKKRKGDWQVYEQQFIDLMKQRRVEETVKREVVSDGCLLCSEDKPDQCHRRLVAEYLRRHWGDVEIRHLV; encoded by the coding sequence TTGAGGATCTTCACCATCGGCTTCACGAAGAAGAGCGCGAAGCGTTTCTTCGAATTGCTCCGCGAGTCGGGAGCCAAACGCGTCGTAGACGTCCGGTTGAACAATGTGTCACAGCTTGCGGGCTTCGCGAAGAAGGACGACCTCGCATACTTCCTCAAAGAAATATGCGGCATGGACTACGTCGCGCTGCCTGCTCTCGCCCCGACTCGGGAGATCCTGGACGAGTTCAAGAAGCGGAAGGGCGACTGGCAGGTCTACGAGCAGCAGTTCATTGACCTGATGAAGCAGCGGAGGGTGGAGGAGACCGTCAAGCGCGAGGTCGTATCCGATGGATGCCTGCTCTGCAGCGAGGACAAGCCAGACCAATGCCACCGCCGTCTTGTTGCCGAGTACCTGCGACGCCACTGGGGTGACGTCGAGATCCGCCACCTGGTGTAA
- a CDS encoding DEAD/DEAH box helicase family protein — MVDFKKLVPKKTGERSADPLVLFRGLDRKTSHISLREPQKEALRALHQRRGEHDHVVKMPTGTGKSAVGLLYLLSHMAETGRPVVYLCPTVQLVEQVIAEAARLGIDARTYPGGERWPDQRCVAGEAIIVCTYDKLFNAKTTFDRPELLITPAAIVLDDSHSGVEEIRNAFTLRCASPDPYNALLSVLEPLGRSYSSTTWDDIRAGRPDAVMEIPTGRGGGSSMKCAAP; from the coding sequence ATGGTTGACTTCAAGAAACTGGTTCCAAAGAAGACTGGCGAACGCTCGGCGGATCCGCTTGTCCTCTTCCGCGGGCTTGATCGCAAGACGTCGCATATCTCCCTGCGCGAGCCTCAGAAAGAAGCTTTGCGTGCACTGCATCAGCGTCGCGGAGAGCACGACCATGTTGTCAAGATGCCAACCGGCACTGGCAAGTCCGCCGTCGGGCTCCTATACCTCCTCTCGCACATGGCTGAGACTGGGCGTCCAGTCGTGTATCTGTGCCCAACCGTCCAGCTTGTGGAACAGGTAATCGCCGAAGCAGCGCGTCTCGGCATCGACGCTCGCACCTACCCGGGGGGTGAACGATGGCCAGATCAGCGCTGCGTGGCTGGTGAGGCAATAATCGTCTGCACGTATGACAAGCTCTTCAATGCAAAGACCACCTTCGACCGACCGGAGCTCCTCATCACACCGGCTGCTATCGTACTCGATGACTCCCATTCTGGTGTTGAGGAGATCCGTAACGCATTCACACTCCGGTGTGCCAGCCCGGATCCCTACAATGCACTGCTATCGGTGCTCGAACCATTGGGCCGCTCCTACTCGTCCACGACATGGGATGACATTCGAGCCGGCCGCCCAGATGCAGTGATGGAGATCCCTACTGGTCGTGGCGGGGGATCGTCGATGAAGTGCGCGGCGCCCTAG